Proteins co-encoded in one Arthrobacter sp. ERGS1:01 genomic window:
- a CDS encoding putative baseplate assembly protein yields MNNPAAGSSGGGCVGPCRGSCGCGCGSTASTPAATANPPGLSALAYRVGTRTAFLATMTARLSSADHAPLAALRTRDPADASMALLDAWATAGDVLTFYQERLCNEGYLRTATEQRSVQELAALVGWRPRPGVAATAYLAYTVDPNTAEVLIPAGSQANSIPAPGESMQAFESSDDLPARAAWNQLRPRMSRDQTAASVTADGLYLAGTATKLAPNDALVLDLGTGTVQAVRVKAVTEDPAAQVTYVELADWQGGNFGAAVQRQALAAAREAMAPAAGTATATRVGLILDGVENLAGTVPAAELAHQAGTIALPALGRELAAARERGYARLIPALEGAHAILSTIAAPRPRPSAGAAAGWASARTAFRAGGREENPVDILVDGLLRPSSVPPANAQKLEHSYTATFSGAGEVYPQLLSGLYANLAPTLFPALAAEHISSSTTLSVSVLRQRSPLFGHNAPVPGSFKDGVFVPPTSDWDLALDEHANVAYLDGTQALLQNGQYVVMQHGSDTDPEDFKAELTVIKTVRTGSRRAYGLAAPATTMVLSDAWWEPRGRDFPDGADTMGTLRASTAYVQQESLELAQEPITDDVAGKELELDGLYDGLTAGRWVVVTGVRTDLAAPGVQGAELLMLAAVAQTGQGDGDGGILAGEDRHTFLTFAQPLAYTYRRDTVSVFGNVAHATHGATRQEILGAGNAALALQQFTLKQAPLTYLAAPTPAGAASTLVVRVNGVQWPEVLSLGYLDGPQRGFFTSDSPTGTATITFGNPPHGQRLPTGTDNVWAGYRSGIGAPGNVQAGQISQLATRPLGVTAVTNPLRTSGGADAESADLTRRNAPRSVTALDRLVSVGDYADFAATFAGIGKASSALLYAGGSALLQVTIAGVEDVPIDPGSDLFRNLRSALGLYGDPQLRINLVAREALALVLSAKVSVLADYDWTLVEPVLRAALLSSYGFDAMALGEDVPTSAVLSAMAAVPGVDYVDLDIFHTLQAADLTAGVANLAGGPPSDPVQQNLRGTAGQLPRRIAVAPDRVEAGVPLPAQLAWFQAAVPDSLILNEVKS; encoded by the coding sequence ATGAACAATCCGGCAGCGGGATCTTCGGGCGGCGGTTGCGTCGGCCCGTGCCGCGGCTCATGCGGCTGCGGCTGCGGCTCGACGGCGTCCACCCCGGCAGCCACGGCCAACCCGCCGGGGCTCTCCGCCCTGGCCTACCGGGTGGGCACCCGGACCGCCTTCCTGGCGACCATGACGGCCCGGCTCTCCAGCGCCGACCACGCACCGCTCGCGGCGCTGCGCACCCGGGACCCGGCCGACGCCTCCATGGCATTGCTGGACGCCTGGGCCACCGCCGGGGACGTGCTCACCTTCTACCAAGAGCGGCTCTGCAACGAAGGCTATCTGCGCACGGCGACGGAACAGCGCTCGGTGCAGGAACTGGCCGCGCTGGTCGGCTGGCGCCCCCGGCCCGGCGTCGCGGCCACCGCGTACCTGGCCTATACGGTGGACCCCAACACGGCGGAGGTGCTCATTCCCGCGGGGTCCCAGGCCAACAGCATCCCCGCGCCGGGGGAGAGCATGCAGGCCTTTGAAAGCAGCGACGACCTTCCCGCCCGGGCGGCCTGGAACCAGCTGCGGCCCCGCATGTCCCGCGACCAGACGGCCGCCTCGGTCACCGCCGACGGCCTGTACCTGGCGGGCACGGCCACCAAACTGGCCCCCAACGACGCCCTGGTGCTGGATTTGGGCACCGGGACCGTGCAGGCCGTGCGGGTCAAGGCCGTCACCGAGGACCCCGCAGCCCAAGTGACGTACGTCGAGCTGGCCGACTGGCAGGGCGGGAACTTCGGCGCGGCCGTCCAGCGGCAGGCTCTCGCCGCGGCCCGGGAAGCCATGGCGCCCGCCGCGGGGACCGCGACGGCCACCCGCGTGGGCCTGATCCTCGACGGCGTGGAAAACCTCGCGGGCACGGTACCTGCCGCCGAACTTGCCCACCAGGCCGGCACAATCGCCCTGCCCGCACTGGGCCGGGAGCTGGCCGCGGCACGGGAGCGTGGTTACGCCCGGCTGATCCCGGCCCTGGAGGGCGCTCACGCAATTCTGTCCACCATCGCCGCCCCCAGGCCGCGCCCCTCCGCGGGAGCGGCTGCGGGGTGGGCGTCGGCGCGGACGGCGTTTCGCGCCGGCGGACGCGAGGAGAACCCCGTGGACATCCTGGTGGACGGCCTGCTCCGCCCCTCCTCCGTGCCGCCCGCCAACGCGCAGAAACTTGAACACTCCTACACGGCCACGTTCTCGGGCGCCGGCGAGGTATACCCGCAGCTGCTGTCGGGCCTGTACGCCAACCTGGCGCCGACATTGTTCCCGGCCCTCGCCGCGGAACACATCAGCAGTTCCACCACCTTGTCCGTATCCGTGCTGCGCCAACGCAGCCCCTTGTTTGGCCACAATGCACCGGTGCCCGGCTCCTTTAAGGACGGTGTCTTCGTCCCACCGACTTCCGACTGGGACCTGGCCCTGGACGAACATGCGAACGTGGCCTATCTGGACGGTACCCAGGCACTGCTCCAAAACGGCCAATATGTGGTGATGCAACACGGTTCCGACACCGACCCCGAAGACTTCAAGGCCGAACTGACGGTGATCAAGACCGTGCGCACCGGATCCCGCCGCGCCTACGGGCTCGCGGCCCCGGCCACCACGATGGTGCTCTCCGACGCCTGGTGGGAGCCGCGGGGGCGGGACTTCCCCGACGGGGCTGACACCATGGGCACCCTGCGCGCCTCCACCGCCTACGTCCAGCAGGAAAGCCTGGAATTGGCCCAGGAACCGATCACCGACGACGTGGCCGGCAAGGAATTGGAACTGGACGGGCTCTACGACGGCCTCACGGCGGGCCGCTGGGTGGTGGTCACGGGAGTGCGCACGGACCTGGCCGCGCCCGGCGTCCAGGGCGCCGAACTGCTCATGCTGGCCGCCGTCGCCCAGACGGGCCAAGGCGACGGCGACGGCGGGATCCTGGCGGGGGAGGACCGGCACACGTTCCTGACGTTCGCCCAGCCGTTGGCCTACACCTACCGGCGTGACACCGTGAGCGTCTTCGGCAACGTGGCCCACGCGACGCACGGGGCAACCCGGCAGGAAATCCTTGGCGCCGGCAATGCGGCGCTGGCCCTGCAACAGTTCACCCTCAAACAGGCGCCCCTGACCTATCTGGCCGCGCCCACGCCGGCCGGCGCCGCAAGCACCTTGGTGGTGCGCGTGAACGGGGTGCAGTGGCCGGAGGTGCTGTCCCTGGGCTACCTGGACGGCCCGCAGCGCGGATTCTTCACGAGCGATTCACCCACGGGCACCGCCACCATCACCTTCGGCAATCCGCCGCACGGCCAGCGCCTGCCCACGGGAACCGACAACGTGTGGGCCGGGTACCGCAGCGGCATCGGAGCCCCTGGCAACGTCCAGGCCGGGCAAATCAGCCAACTGGCCACCCGGCCCCTGGGCGTCACGGCCGTCACCAATCCCTTGCGGACCTCCGGCGGCGCCGACGCCGAATCCGCCGATCTGACCCGCAGAAACGCCCCGCGCTCCGTCACGGCCCTGGACCGGCTCGTGTCCGTGGGGGACTACGCGGACTTTGCCGCCACCTTCGCCGGGATCGGCAAGGCCAGCTCCGCGCTCCTGTATGCCGGCGGATCGGCCCTGCTCCAGGTGACGATCGCCGGCGTCGAGGACGTCCCCATCGACCCCGGATCGGACCTGTTCCGCAACCTCCGCAGCGCACTTGGCCTGTACGGCGATCCGCAGCTGCGCATCAACCTGGTGGCGCGCGAGGCGTTGGCGCTGGTGCTCAGCGCCAAGGTGAGTGTCTTGGCCGACTACGACTGGACCCTTGTGGAACCCGTCCTCCGGGCCGCCCTTCTTAGTTCCTACGGTTTCGATGCCATGGCGCTGGGCGAAGACGTGCCCACGAGCGCCGTGCTCTCCGCCATGGCCGCCGTGCCCGGCGTGGACTACGTGGACCTGGACATCTTCCACACGCTCCAAGCGGCAGACCTGACAGCCGGGGTGGCCAACCTTGCCGGCGGGCCGCCGTCGGACCCGGTGCAGCAAAACCTGCGCGGAACGGCCGGCCAACTACCGCGGCGCATCGCCGTCGCGCCGGACCGGGTGGAAGCCGGCGTGCCGCTTCCCGCCCAGCTCGCCTGGTTCCAAGCCGCTGTCCCGGACAGCCTGATCCTGAACGAGGTGAAGTCATGA
- a CDS encoding putative baseplate assembly protein, which yields MSTETPCGGACGSCHGCCGTDVARAAAFANRAQRNAIDYLEVSDDQLTVYVYFMGAVPAVAGGSVTDGLRTANVRITGGDAVKGIVVTGLYVLEAGDGGAPGDDSEADPAGTALAVTVDRRGDFSSYTLSLGAPGQDGGWATVPGFNPDFSAACFSFKAACPTGIDCLQPCDAPAAAPPDPSIDYLAKDYESFRTLLLDRLATTMPAWQETHAADVGIALVEALAYAADELSYYQDAVATEAYLRTARRRISVRRHVRLVDYYLHEGLNARAWLTVWTDRDTPPVDAAEIYFITGFPELSASPGTVLTDDLLAQLPAGGYTVFEPADPAATALVFRAAHSEIALDTGGEPRCALPRGSTQATLVDKALWRQANPEAPLPSRWGTEVPGQSLLLAAGDVLVFEEVRGPVTGDPADADPHHRQAVRLTAVTPPADGGWLVDVEWAAADALTFTLCLSTRTAAPDCTPVEGISVARGNVLLVDHGRRVADPPWDPVPTLTVTGECSCEGAAVEETRIAAALTPTLAKGPLTHTEAMVPGAAGPAADFLVRDPRQALPVVELSFTDPGTGTATLWEPQQTLLESGPRDPVFVAEIDDDGRARLRFGDGALGEQPAAGLVGTAQYRVGNGTTGNVGRDSIAFMVLRNAAWSGVNVRPRNPLPAAGGLDPETVAEARLLAPDAFRRSLLRAITADDYAALAGLQPGLQRAAAQLAWTGSWYEARVGIDPWGSEQPAAQLLAATSAGLAPYRRMGHDLAVTVADYVPVDVALSVCVLPHYVRGEVRGRLLSVLGSGTAGSGTLGFFNPDRLTFGGGVYVSALVAAAQAVPGVESVVVTRLQRQGHIANQELENGVLTVGPLEIVRLDNSPDFPDHGMLTLTLGGGL from the coding sequence ATGAGCACCGAAACTCCGTGCGGCGGCGCCTGCGGCAGCTGCCATGGCTGCTGCGGCACTGATGTGGCCCGGGCGGCCGCGTTTGCCAACCGTGCGCAGCGCAACGCGATCGACTACCTGGAGGTCTCCGACGACCAGCTGACCGTCTACGTGTACTTCATGGGTGCCGTGCCCGCCGTCGCGGGCGGCTCGGTGACGGACGGCCTGCGGACGGCCAATGTGCGCATCACCGGCGGCGACGCCGTGAAGGGCATCGTCGTGACCGGGCTGTACGTGCTGGAAGCCGGCGACGGCGGTGCCCCGGGGGATGATTCCGAGGCGGACCCGGCCGGGACCGCGCTCGCCGTCACGGTGGACCGCCGCGGCGACTTTTCCAGCTATACCCTCAGCCTGGGGGCCCCGGGCCAGGACGGCGGGTGGGCAACCGTGCCCGGCTTCAACCCCGACTTTTCCGCCGCCTGCTTCAGCTTCAAGGCCGCCTGCCCCACGGGCATCGACTGCCTCCAGCCGTGTGACGCGCCGGCCGCCGCGCCGCCTGACCCCTCCATCGACTACCTCGCCAAGGATTACGAAAGCTTCCGCACCCTCCTGCTGGACCGGCTCGCCACCACCATGCCGGCATGGCAGGAAACGCACGCGGCCGACGTCGGGATCGCGCTCGTGGAGGCCCTGGCCTATGCCGCGGACGAGCTGAGCTACTACCAGGACGCGGTCGCCACCGAGGCATACCTGCGCACGGCCCGCCGGCGGATTTCCGTGCGCCGGCACGTGCGGCTCGTGGACTACTACCTCCACGAGGGCCTGAATGCACGCGCCTGGCTCACCGTGTGGACGGACCGGGACACCCCTCCCGTGGACGCCGCCGAGATCTACTTCATCACCGGGTTCCCGGAACTGTCCGCGTCCCCCGGCACCGTGCTGACGGACGATCTCCTGGCCCAGCTGCCCGCCGGCGGTTACACCGTGTTTGAACCCGCGGACCCCGCCGCCACGGCCCTGGTGTTCCGGGCCGCCCACAGCGAAATTGCGCTGGACACCGGCGGCGAACCCCGGTGCGCCCTGCCCCGGGGATCCACCCAGGCCACCCTCGTCGACAAGGCCCTGTGGCGGCAGGCCAACCCGGAAGCACCGCTGCCCAGCCGCTGGGGCACCGAGGTCCCCGGGCAATCGCTGCTCCTGGCCGCGGGGGACGTACTGGTCTTCGAGGAGGTCCGCGGCCCCGTTACGGGGGACCCCGCCGACGCCGATCCCCACCACCGGCAGGCCGTGCGGCTGACCGCCGTGACCCCGCCGGCCGACGGCGGCTGGCTCGTGGACGTCGAATGGGCCGCCGCCGACGCGCTCACGTTCACGCTGTGCCTGTCCACCCGCACGGCTGCCCCCGACTGCACGCCGGTGGAGGGCATCTCGGTGGCCCGCGGCAACGTGCTGCTCGTGGACCACGGCCGGCGCGTGGCGGACCCGCCCTGGGACCCCGTCCCGACGCTGACCGTGACCGGCGAATGCTCCTGCGAGGGTGCCGCCGTGGAGGAAACCCGCATCGCCGCGGCCCTCACGCCCACCCTCGCCAAGGGCCCGCTCACCCACACCGAAGCGATGGTGCCGGGCGCCGCCGGCCCCGCCGCCGACTTCCTGGTGCGGGATCCGCGGCAGGCGCTGCCCGTCGTCGAACTTTCCTTCACGGACCCCGGCACGGGAACCGCCACCCTGTGGGAGCCGCAGCAGACCCTCCTGGAAAGCGGGCCCCGGGATCCGGTGTTCGTGGCGGAGATCGACGACGACGGCCGCGCCCGGCTGCGCTTTGGCGACGGCGCCCTGGGCGAGCAGCCGGCCGCCGGGCTGGTGGGAACGGCCCAGTACCGGGTGGGCAACGGCACCACGGGCAATGTGGGCCGCGACAGCATCGCCTTCATGGTGTTGCGGAACGCGGCCTGGAGCGGGGTCAACGTTCGGCCTCGGAATCCGCTGCCCGCCGCGGGCGGACTGGACCCCGAAACCGTGGCCGAAGCCAGGCTGCTGGCACCGGATGCTTTCCGGCGCAGCCTGCTCCGGGCCATCACGGCCGACGACTACGCGGCCCTGGCCGGGCTGCAGCCGGGCCTGCAACGGGCCGCCGCCCAACTGGCCTGGACGGGCAGCTGGTATGAGGCCAGGGTGGGCATTGATCCGTGGGGGAGCGAACAACCCGCGGCTCAACTGCTCGCCGCCACCAGCGCCGGGCTGGCCCCCTACCGGCGCATGGGACACGACCTCGCCGTCACGGTGGCGGACTACGTGCCCGTCGACGTGGCGCTCTCCGTGTGCGTGCTGCCGCACTACGTCCGCGGCGAGGTCCGGGGGCGGCTGCTGAGCGTGCTGGGCAGCGGCACCGCCGGATCCGGGACGCTTGGCTTCTTCAATCCGGACCGGCTGACCTTTGGCGGCGGCGTGTATGTCTCGGCCCTCGTGGCCGCCGCGCAAGCCGTACCCGGCGTCGAAAGCGTCGTGGTGACGCGGCTGCAGCGGCAGGGACACATTGCAAACCAGGAGCTGGAAAACGGCGTCCTGACCGTGGGCCCGCTGGAAATCGTGCGGCTCGACAACTCCCCGGACTTCCCGGACCACGGAATGCTCACACTGACCTTGGGAGGCGGGCTATGA
- a CDS encoding GPW/gp25 family protein — protein sequence MNIDYPWHFDPQGRTASTDDADHVRDMIEQFLFTNPGERVNRPDFGSGLQQLIFGPNSPELAAALQFTVQAGLQRWLGDVLTVQTLTVDSTDSTVSVDISYVLAGGSDVQTETFTSGGTP from the coding sequence ATGAACATCGACTACCCGTGGCACTTCGACCCGCAGGGCCGCACAGCCTCCACCGACGACGCCGACCACGTCCGGGACATGATTGAGCAGTTCCTGTTCACCAACCCCGGAGAACGGGTCAATCGACCCGATTTTGGCAGCGGCCTGCAACAGCTCATCTTCGGCCCCAACAGCCCCGAACTGGCCGCCGCCCTGCAATTCACCGTCCAGGCAGGGCTGCAACGCTGGCTCGGCGACGTCCTGACCGTGCAAACGCTCACGGTGGACAGCACCGATTCCACCGTCAGCGTGGACATCAGCTACGTGCTGGCCGGCGGCAGCGACGTCCAGACCGAAACCTTTACCTCGGGGGGTACGCCATGA
- a CDS encoding phage baseplate assembly protein V, producing MSGDYYGKFRGTVVQNVDPQQMGRIQAIVPSVTNVIPATWAMPCAPFTGKQSGVFVVPAIGSAVWIEYEQGDLDYPIWTGGFWGSAAEVPAIALAGNPISPSIVLQSGLGNSITISDLPGPAGGIIIKSAGGASIMVNETGITITNGAATIVMAGPTVTINNGALAIT from the coding sequence ATGAGCGGGGACTACTACGGCAAGTTCCGCGGCACCGTGGTGCAAAACGTGGACCCCCAGCAAATGGGCCGGATCCAGGCGATCGTCCCCAGCGTCACGAACGTCATCCCCGCCACCTGGGCCATGCCCTGCGCACCGTTCACGGGCAAGCAATCGGGCGTATTCGTGGTCCCGGCCATCGGATCGGCCGTCTGGATCGAATACGAACAAGGCGATCTGGACTACCCCATCTGGACCGGCGGGTTCTGGGGCAGCGCCGCCGAGGTGCCCGCGATTGCGCTCGCCGGCAACCCCATCAGCCCCAGCATCGTGCTCCAGAGCGGGCTCGGGAACTCCATCACCATCAGCGACCTGCCCGGGCCGGCCGGCGGCATCATCATCAAGAGCGCCGGCGGGGCATCGATCATGGTCAACGAAACGGGCATCACCATCACCAACGGGGCCGCCACGATCGTCATGGCCGGGCCCACCGTCACCATCAACAACGGGGCGCTGGCCATCACCTGA
- a CDS encoding eCIS core domain-containing protein: MAEKMAPTLAPPIHRPAVARGGTLARERAADTVAANVATNVATNVATNVATNVAANPGGHAGRPERHESRAPLAETTLAALARGAARTMQSTGQPLHTGTRTTLERAMGADLGAVRVHAGDAAGRFAASLGARAATVGQDILGSAENLNPATADGLRLIGHEAAHTVQQRNGSAPAIQFDVIDDVRDKLSYGVLDWAVTDSDAMEALAALAALPAPALTAGLARLEQKYIDRLIDNLPDAAKTGPAYTRIITAIGAARAVPQAADKLSYGLFDWAVTDADVTNVFNTMVNLPVPEQEKFLLGLNAAGKLGRLVSNSTAAHQALYVRPWISTLTRGRLTADQQTILRVIATESSDGALDTLVLAAGIRFDVPVGRGMIAGYPASDWTADALRETYLALDSLPDSHVARNADFRRVGAFSQGRDARGEITGGVYSGGIRELDINVSDTGLSATVLHETGHSVDKQMGWTTSILPTDSKRGGWVQYGATMSICAHDMVDDSNAGVLGLTAPQRADVETEMVTAMTNRSSVGLTARITARPWFAGLAAPVRAGVTADPALTAVGTGLDHPWFKPNGGDRIGAPTAHVYEESYASQWNRYEFAARTRLLTDYQFRDPGEWFAEVYSFYFGGADKRRQLTAKDPDTAAYFAASVAPLAPSR, encoded by the coding sequence ATGGCTGAAAAGATGGCACCCACCCTTGCCCCACCGATCCACCGGCCGGCGGTGGCGCGTGGCGGCACGCTGGCCCGCGAGCGCGCCGCGGACACCGTGGCCGCAAACGTGGCCACAAACGTGGCCACAAACGTGGCCACAAACGTGGCCACAAACGTGGCCGCAAACCCGGGCGGGCATGCCGGCAGGCCTGAACGGCACGAAAGCCGGGCACCCCTGGCCGAAACCACGCTGGCCGCCCTGGCCCGGGGCGCGGCACGCACCATGCAATCGACGGGGCAGCCGCTGCACACCGGCACGCGCACCACGCTGGAACGGGCCATGGGCGCCGACCTCGGTGCCGTCCGCGTGCACGCCGGCGACGCCGCCGGCCGCTTTGCCGCATCCCTGGGCGCCCGGGCCGCCACCGTGGGGCAGGACATCCTGGGCAGTGCCGAGAACCTCAACCCGGCCACCGCCGACGGACTGCGGCTGATCGGCCACGAGGCGGCCCACACGGTGCAGCAGCGAAACGGCTCCGCCCCAGCCATCCAGTTCGACGTCATCGACGACGTGCGCGACAAGCTCTCCTACGGCGTGCTGGACTGGGCCGTGACGGACTCGGACGCCATGGAGGCCCTGGCCGCCCTGGCTGCATTGCCCGCCCCCGCGCTGACGGCGGGCCTGGCCCGGCTGGAGCAAAAGTACATCGACCGCCTCATCGACAACCTTCCCGACGCCGCGAAAACCGGACCGGCCTACACGCGGATCATCACCGCGATCGGCGCCGCCAGGGCAGTCCCGCAGGCAGCCGACAAACTCAGCTACGGCCTCTTTGACTGGGCCGTCACGGATGCCGACGTCACGAATGTCTTCAACACCATGGTGAACCTGCCGGTGCCCGAACAGGAGAAATTCCTGCTGGGCCTGAATGCCGCCGGGAAGCTGGGGCGGCTGGTCTCCAACTCCACGGCGGCGCACCAGGCCCTGTACGTCCGGCCCTGGATCAGCACCCTGACACGCGGCCGGTTGACGGCGGACCAGCAGACCATCCTGCGGGTCATCGCCACCGAATCCTCCGACGGGGCCCTGGACACCCTGGTGCTGGCCGCCGGAATCCGCTTCGACGTGCCGGTGGGCCGCGGCATGATTGCCGGCTACCCCGCCTCCGACTGGACGGCCGATGCGCTGCGCGAGACCTACCTGGCGCTGGACAGCCTGCCCGATTCCCACGTGGCCCGCAACGCGGACTTCCGCCGGGTAGGCGCTTTCTCGCAGGGCCGCGACGCGCGCGGGGAGATCACCGGAGGCGTGTATTCGGGCGGCATCCGGGAGCTGGACATCAACGTCTCCGACACCGGCCTGAGCGCCACGGTGCTGCACGAGACCGGGCACTCGGTGGACAAACAGATGGGGTGGACCACCAGCATCCTCCCCACGGACTCCAAGCGGGGCGGCTGGGTGCAGTACGGCGCGACCATGAGCATCTGTGCCCACGACATGGTGGACGACTCCAATGCAGGGGTGTTGGGGCTGACCGCTCCCCAGCGCGCCGACGTGGAAACGGAGATGGTGACGGCCATGACCAACCGCAGCAGCGTGGGCCTGACGGCCAGGATTACGGCCCGGCCGTGGTTTGCCGGATTGGCCGCACCCGTGCGGGCCGGGGTCACCGCGGACCCCGCGCTCACGGCCGTCGGTACGGGCCTGGACCACCCGTGGTTCAAGCCCAACGGCGGCGACAGGATCGGCGCCCCGACCGCCCACGTCTACGAGGAGTCCTATGCCTCGCAATGGAACCGCTACGAATTCGCCGCCAGGACCCGGCTGCTGACCGACTACCAGTTCCGCGACCCGGGCGAATGGTTCGCCGAGGTGTACTCCTTCTACTTTGGCGGAGCGGACAAGCGCCGCCAGCTCACGGCCAAGGACCCGGACACGGCGGCCTACTTTGCGGCCAGCGTGGCACCCCTGGCCCCCTCGAGATGA
- a CDS encoding ATP-binding protein, with protein sequence MSTREEWLAANDSFLAGRTAWLRRRLEALAASASGSASGSIPDDAGPAGDPGTIPLLRLATAFKLSGFEANILFLCVAVELDPDLAALCGAAASRPELPYPTFGLARALFADPAWDALSPEEPLRYWPLVCVDEARPLPAARLYADQRIVDFALGLDHLDERLGALASHLPLVPNGLSASQHEVARRLATLATGTGQGLAVTLPGPHRDAKEMVAAEAAASLGLRLFTLDAGDIPADPVDAVRFARLWQRESVLSGVALFLDAAELDAADPQAGAVRRWLGHTGGLIFVAVHEPWPQLGALAVDVAKPTTAEQAEAWRAGLGGAGKATDGNATDGNATDGSPTDGKAAEGAGRLAATFDFDLTAITATLARAETDGQSGPDAVWSAALETSGPALDRLAQRVRATVQPDALKLPAAERSLLAQIAGQVAHRDTVYNGYGFAAGLQRGTGLSVLFAGESGTGKTMAAEALANELGLLLYKIDLSAVVSKYIGETEKNLRKLFDAAENGGAILFFDEADALFGMRSDVKDSHDRYANIEVSYLLQRIESFRGLAILATNRKDSLDQAFLRRLRFVLDFPFPALPERLAIWQAVFPAAAPVGELDFGRLSRLNLTGGSIHNVALNAAFMAAGATGTVTMDLVLAAARDEIRKLGRPVNEGDFAWHGELVDHGH encoded by the coding sequence ATGAGCACGCGGGAGGAATGGCTCGCGGCCAACGACTCGTTCCTGGCCGGGCGGACGGCATGGCTGCGACGTCGGCTCGAGGCCCTGGCGGCTTCGGCCTCCGGGAGTGCGTCCGGCTCGATCCCCGACGACGCCGGTCCGGCCGGTGACCCGGGTACGATCCCGCTGCTGCGCCTGGCCACGGCGTTCAAGCTGTCCGGGTTCGAGGCCAACATCCTTTTCCTCTGCGTCGCCGTCGAACTGGATCCGGACCTGGCCGCACTGTGCGGTGCCGCCGCCAGCCGGCCGGAGCTGCCGTATCCCACCTTCGGCCTGGCCCGGGCGCTCTTCGCGGACCCCGCATGGGACGCACTGTCGCCGGAGGAACCGCTGCGGTATTGGCCGCTGGTGTGCGTGGACGAGGCACGGCCGCTGCCGGCAGCCAGGCTGTACGCCGATCAGCGGATCGTTGATTTCGCCCTCGGCCTGGACCACCTGGACGAGAGGCTCGGTGCCCTGGCCTCGCACCTGCCACTCGTTCCGAACGGGCTCTCCGCGTCCCAGCACGAGGTGGCGCGGCGTCTCGCCACGCTGGCCACGGGCACGGGCCAGGGGCTGGCCGTGACCCTGCCGGGGCCGCACCGCGACGCCAAGGAGATGGTGGCCGCCGAGGCCGCGGCATCCCTGGGGTTGAGGCTGTTCACCCTCGACGCCGGCGACATCCCCGCCGACCCCGTCGACGCAGTGCGGTTCGCCCGGCTGTGGCAGCGCGAATCCGTGCTGTCCGGCGTCGCACTGTTCCTGGATGCGGCCGAGCTCGACGCCGCCGATCCCCAGGCCGGTGCCGTGCGCCGCTGGCTGGGCCATACCGGCGGACTGATCTTCGTGGCCGTCCACGAGCCCTGGCCGCAGCTCGGCGCGCTCGCCGTGGACGTGGCGAAGCCGACGACGGCGGAACAGGCGGAAGCCTGGCGGGCCGGCCTGGGCGGCGCCGGCAAGGCAACCGACGGCAATGCAACCGACGGCAATGCAACCGACGGCAGTCCAACCGACGGCAAGGCGGCGGAAGGCGCCGGACGGCTGGCCGCGACCTTCGACTTTGACCTGACGGCCATCACCGCAACGCTTGCCCGCGCCGAAACGGATGGCCAGTCCGGGCCCGACGCCGTCTGGTCGGCCGCGCTGGAAACCTCCGGACCGGCACTGGACCGGCTGGCGCAGCGGGTCCGGGCCACTGTGCAGCCGGACGCGCTCAAGCTGCCCGCCGCCGAACGGTCGCTGCTGGCCCAAATCGCCGGCCAGGTGGCCCACCGGGACACCGTCTACAACGGTTACGGCTTTGCCGCCGGCCTGCAGCGCGGCACCGGCCTGAGCGTCCTGTTCGCCGGCGAAAGCGGGACGGGGAAAACCATGGCGGCCGAGGCGCTCGCCAATGAATTGGGACTCCTGCTCTACAAGATCGATCTCTCGGCCGTGGTGAGCAAGTACATTGGCGAGACCGAGAAAAACCTCCGCAAGCTCTTCGACGCCGCGGAAAACGGCGGCGCCATCCTGTTCTTTGACGAGGCGGACGCCCTGTTCGGAATGCGCAGCGACGTCAAGGACAGCCACGACCGCTACGCCAACATCGAGGTCAGTTACCTGCTCCAGCGCATCGAGTCGTTCCGCGGCCTGGCCATCCTGGCCACCAACCGCAAGGACAGCCTGGACCAGGCGTTCCTGCGCCGGCTGCGCTTCGTGCTGGACTTCCCGTTCCCGGCGCTGCCCGAACGCCTGGCCATCTGGCAGGCCGTATTCCCGGCCGCGGCACCCGTGGGGGAGCTGGACTTTGGCAGGCTGTCCCGGCTGAACCTGACCGGCGGCAGCATCCACAACGTTGCCCTCAACGCGGCCTTCATGGCGGCCGGGGCCACGGGCACGGTCACCATGGATCTGGTGCTGGCGGCGGCCCGCGATGAAATCCGCAAGCTGGGCCGGCCCGTCAACGAAGGCGACTTCGCCTGGCACGGGGAGCTGGTGGACCATGGACATTGA